From the genome of Ignavibacteriota bacterium:
AAAGGAGAGCACGTATGAACGTGCATCGCAGTGTGCTCGTAGTGCTCGCGCTTGCCCTCCCGCTGCAGGGGTTCGCGCAGATCGGTTCCCGGAACGTGGCAAAGACCGGGACCGTGGGGGCTGCCTTTCTGGAGATCCCCGCGGGGGCTGCGGCCGTCGGCATGGGGACAGCATTCGTCAGCCATGCATCGGACGCCTCGGCACTCTATTGGAATCCGGCGGGTGCCGCCCGCTTCGAGAAGAACCAGGTGCTTGCCAATCACATGTCCTGGATCGCTGAGACGCGGTTCGATTTCGCGGCGCTGATCCTCCCCCTGGGCGAGGCCGGCACGGTCGGCGTGAGCTTCCTTTCGCTCGGCATGGAGGACATGAAGGTCCGCACCGTGGATATGCCCGAAGGGACCGGAGAGTACTTCAGCGCGAACGACCTCGCGGTCGGGCTTTCCTACGCGCGCAAGCTCAGCGACCGGTTCGCGGTGGGTGCGTCCGTGAAGTACATCCAGCAGAGCATCTGGCATGAGACCGCCAGCGCATTCGCACTGGACATCGGTACGCTGTTCCGGACCGACCTGCTCGGCGGCATGGTGATCGGTGCGTCGCTCTCGAACTTCGGCACGTCGTTGACACTGGATGGCCGCGACACGCGGCAGTTCGGGCGCGTGGATGAGACCATTCTGGGATCGAACGACCGTATCCCTTCCACGATCGAGATGGATTCCTGGGAATTGCCGCTGCTCTTTCAGATCGGCGTGTCCTTCGACCCAGTTGCGGTGGATGCATACCGATGGACCGTGGCCGTGGATGCGCTCCATCCGAATGACAACGACGAGAGCATGAACATCGGCACGGAACTCGCCTACAGCGAGGCGCTGTTTCTCCGTGCCGGCTATCATTCATTGTTCCTGCCCGAGTCCGAAGGCGGGCTGTCGCTCGGCTTCGGCGTCACATCGGCACTGCTGTTCTCATCCACGACCGACGTACAGCTCGACTATGCCTATCGGGACATGGGGCGGCTGGGGGGGGTGAACATGATCTCCTTCGGCGTACGGTTCTGAAACGGAGAGGATGACACGGGATGAGGTGCAAGGCGTCGACAGGCATGGTGGTGCGCGGGAGCGCGCTTTTCCTCGCGGGCATACTCGTGCACGGCCTGGCCGTTGCGCAGGGTGCTGGCAGCCGCGACCTTCCCCTTCTCCATACCCTTGACCCCCTGATCGCGAACACCGTTGTTGCCCGTGTCGGGCCCATTGCCATCACCGCACAGGAATTCTTCGACAGCTACGTCTTCGGGCCGGCGTTCGTGAAACGCCATGCCGATGGACGGCGGCGCCATCTCGATCACATGATCAGCGAAAAGATCCTTGCCCTCGGCGAACGCGCGAACGGGAACGCACACGATCCGCGTGTCGTGGCCGGCGTGGATGCCGTGGAGGGCGATCTTGCCACGGAAGAGTTGTACAGGGAGGATGTGCTGTCCGGCGTGCACGTGAGCGGCGAAGAGGTGGACCTTGCCGCCCGTCGCCGCAGTGTGGAAGTGACGGTACGCTGGCTGTATGCGGCAGAGCGGAAGGGGATCGACACCCTCGCGCGCCGGCTGGAGCGGGGCGGGAATTTCGATCGCTTGTTCGCGGAAGAGTGCCGGACCGTCCCGCGTGAAGACCGTTCCATGGTGGTGACCATGATGGACCTCATGATGCGCAATGCGTCGATGGGGCGCATCGTGGAGAACCTGCACCCCGGTGTGCCGTCGGGCGTCATCATCGTTCCGGATGGACACTATATCGTTCAGGTCGATTCGGTCTGGACCACCGCGATCACCACGGCCACAGCAAAGGCGGAAGCACAGTCCGATGCGCGGCGTGCACTCGCGCAGCACAAAGCCGACAGCCTGTCGGGTGTGTATATCCAGGGACTCATGCTCGATGCGGGCCCGGTCATTCAGCGCCGCAGCTTTGACATCCTGCGCGCATATCTGGGGTCGCAGCTCGTGGACGATCCCACCTTTGATGCGTGGGGGTTGGCGGATCGCTTCCGGTCGACCGGCGACAGTGTGGCCTTTAGGGAGATCGGGCGGTATGAAGAGGACACGCTTGTGACGCTCCGTACAGGAGGCATCAGCATCGGCAGTTTCCTCGGGTGGTACCATGTGCGCGAGCGGAACCTGAAGCTCCGCATCACCGGTCCGCAGGAGTTCTTCCTGTCGCTGCAGGATTTGGTGTGGCGCATGGTGCGCGATGAGCTGTTGGTGGAACGGGCCATGGCACGCAGGCTCCAGGAACGTCCGGCCGTTGTGGCGCAGAAGCGGTGGTGGGAAGACAAGCTGCTCTATCAGGTGGCGAAGGATTCGCTGGCGAAGACGATCACGTGGACAGATTCGACCCTGCGGGTGTACTATGATGCCCATCCGCGCTTCCGCCGGAACGCGTTGGGCAAGCAGCAACGTTTCGAAGATGCGCGCGAAGATGTGCTGCGCGAATGGTATGGCATCGCCCTCAATGAGCGGGTGCTCCGGCGGTTGAACGAACTCAGGAGCAGGTATCCCGTCATGGTCGATGACAATGCACTTGCTCGGGTGCCCGTGGATGCCCAGGATGATCCGCGCGCCATCGATGTTGCGGTCGCGAAGAAGGGCGGCACGTTCCCGCGCCCCGCGTTCCCGTCGATAGATCCGTACTGGCAGACATGGCAGTGAACACGACACGGGTGGTGATAGGATCGCTTGCGGCCCTCCTGGTGATGGGTGGCTGCGGGAACCAGGAGCGCCGTACGGCGGAAGGGGGGGCGGTCATCGAGCTGACCTACTGGCCCGCACCCAATCCGCAGGAGATCCAGCTCGCCGATACGCTGGTGCGGCGATGGAATGCGGCCCATCCGGGCATCCAGGTGCGCATGCAGCCCATCCCGGTGAGCCAGTCCACGGAGGAAGTGCTCCTCGCCGCCATCGCAGGGAGGACCACGCCGGACGTCTGTTCGAACATCCAGCCCGGTGCGATGTATGAGTTCACGCGTACCGGCGGGCTGTTGCCGCTGGACGGGTTCGAGGGATTCGACTCGCTTGCCGAGATCCGTGCCGGAGCGGAATTACTCGAAACATTCCGGAGCCCGGACGGGCATGTGTACCAGCTTCCCTGGAAATCCAATCCCGTGATGATGTTCTATAATAAGCGCCTGCTGCGCGAGGCGGGGTACGCCGATGTGCCGCGCACCTACAGTGCGTATCTCGAAGCCGGGCGACATGTCACGCGCGACATCAATGGTGATGGTGAGATCGACGTCTGGATGGGCGAGCGGGACATACGTCCGATCTGGTGGCAGAGACTCTTCGACTTCTATCCGTGCTATATCGCCGCATCCGGCGGGAAGACGCTCTTCGAGCGTGAAGCCTTCCATATGCACGACAGTGCGGCAGCGGAGGTCTTTGCATTCTTCCAGTCGTGTTATCGGGAAGGGATCTTCCCGCGCACGTTCTTCCAGGGTGGCGATCCCTTCATCCTGGGGAAGAAGGCAACGCACTTCTCCGGCCCGTGGGAAGTGGCGACATTGCGGAAGTTCGCGCCGGACATGGAGTATGGCGTTGCACCCCTGCCCGTGCCGGATGCCATGACGGGGCCTGTGTACACGTACGGTGATTTCAAGAACATCGCGGTGTTCAGCACATGCGAGCATCCGGAGGCAGCCTGGGCGTTCGCGCGGTACCTCGTGCAGCCCGAACATGATCTGCTGCTGCTCGAACTCTGCGACCAGATCCCCGTGCGGACCGACCTTGTGACCCATCCGTTGTTCGCGGACTACTTTCGCAGGAATCCGGTGATGGCGGAATTCGGCAAGCAGCTCCAGCACATCCGGGGGATCGATGCGGCACCCGACCTGAAGGAGATCTTCGATACCCTGTCGCAGGTGTATGAGAAATGTTCGGTGTATGCCACCATTGCGCCGGCGGATGCCGTGCGGGAACTGCGTGCGCGGACCGTGATGATCGTGGAGTGGAACAAGTGAGCACCGTGAGCACGCGGCAGACATGGAAGAGCAGGTTCGGCGACCGGAGCGGCTACGGCATGGTCCTGCCGTATGCCATCTTC
Proteins encoded in this window:
- a CDS encoding PorV/PorQ family protein; the encoded protein is MNVHRSVLVVLALALPLQGFAQIGSRNVAKTGTVGAAFLEIPAGAAAVGMGTAFVSHASDASALYWNPAGAARFEKNQVLANHMSWIAETRFDFAALILPLGEAGTVGVSFLSLGMEDMKVRTVDMPEGTGEYFSANDLAVGLSYARKLSDRFAVGASVKYIQQSIWHETASAFALDIGTLFRTDLLGGMVIGASLSNFGTSLTLDGRDTRQFGRVDETILGSNDRIPSTIEMDSWELPLLFQIGVSFDPVAVDAYRWTVAVDALHPNDNDESMNIGTELAYSEALFLRAGYHSLFLPESEGGLSLGFGVTSALLFSSTTDVQLDYAYRDMGRLGGVNMISFGVRF
- a CDS encoding sugar ABC transporter substrate-binding protein, with the translated sequence MNTTRVVIGSLAALLVMGGCGNQERRTAEGGAVIELTYWPAPNPQEIQLADTLVRRWNAAHPGIQVRMQPIPVSQSTEEVLLAAIAGRTTPDVCSNIQPGAMYEFTRTGGLLPLDGFEGFDSLAEIRAGAELLETFRSPDGHVYQLPWKSNPVMMFYNKRLLREAGYADVPRTYSAYLEAGRHVTRDINGDGEIDVWMGERDIRPIWWQRLFDFYPCYIAASGGKTLFEREAFHMHDSAAAEVFAFFQSCYREGIFPRTFFQGGDPFILGKKATHFSGPWEVATLRKFAPDMEYGVAPLPVPDAMTGPVYTYGDFKNIAVFSTCEHPEAAWAFARYLVQPEHDLLLLELCDQIPVRTDLVTHPLFADYFRRNPVMAEFGKQLQHIRGIDAAPDLKEIFDTLSQVYEKCSVYATIAPADAVRELRARTVMIVEWNK